GATGAAAAGGTAACTTGAGATCATCATCGTTTTCTCATCTCTCACTGTCATCCAGCTCTCTGGTGATTCTCCCTTGTCAGGGTATTTTCATTTGTAGAATCCTTCATCTGATTTGGATACTGCAGGGATGGTCATCTCTCCTGGGGTCTCATTCTTGATGAGTATTCCATCTTTGTAGAAATCAGCCTTGATGTTTGAGCTGGTTGTCCAGTATTTGCATCGCAGAGTCACAGAGTCTCCTTCAGTCAGGGGATGGACagggctctccaggatcacatCACCATCTGTTTAacataatatataaataatactgtaaatCTGCATACTGGAGTCATCACCCTTAAAATATTATGATCTTGTATTTTATAAGAGATGCAATTCAGTTACAGAATTGAACATCCTATCATCATgaaatgttgtttttgtgtgtgaatGTCGTACAATAGACGTACCAGCCACTGTGATGTTGACAGCATTACTGTACTCTCCTGATCCAGACTCACACCAGTACACTCCACTGTGATGTTGACAGCATTACTGTACTCTCCTGATCCAGACTCACACCAGTACCCTCCACTGTGATGTTGACAGCATTACTGTACTCTCCTGATCCAGACTCACACCAGTACACTCCACTGTCCCATGTGTCTGAGTAACTGATGGTACATGTGGACCCTGTTATTGATCCCCAGTTAGAGACACATCCTGACTCTACTCCTCTGTCTGTGTATCTCTTCAGTCTCAATCTGGTAGAGTTCACCTTCTCCTCACAGGTCAGTGAGAGAGACTTTGATCTAAAGTGTTGAGTTGTGTTGGGACTTATTCTGAGACACTGAAGGCTGCAGATCTAAAACAATGAGAGACAGAGTCAAACCTTTagttaaataatatatattatacacGAGGGAGACTTAAATATGTTTTAATGCAGTTAGTTACCTCCTGACCAGAGAAACTGAGGTTCACTGTAGTGTGTGTAATAGACTGGGTCTCCTCTCCCAGCTCTACACACATATCCTCCTGTGGGAGTAGGACCAGCAGGGATCAGAGTGTAGGAGTCTTCACTAGTCACATTGTCAGATAGGGGCTGTAGAGTAAGACTTGTCTGATAGAGAGGGTAACCCAGCTCTGTAGGGAACAGTCCTGTACCAGGAGAACCTCTAATGAATATCTGGGTCCAGTTTGGTTGGAGAGTCAGAACAGCAACAGGTCTCTCTGCACAGACAACTAACTGAACAAACAATTATAAATATATGTATTAATCAATTGTTCTACTCATGAATATAGCTTCAAGTTAGCTACAGTTGTTGGGATACAGTAAATAGACAACATATTATACCCTACTTTCTATCAATGTAAAATAGCATCTTATTTATCATAAAACTGTTTTAGACTCACCAGTAATGTTTATCTGGACTGGGTCACTGTACATGGTGTAGTAGACTGGGTCTCCTCTCCCAGCTCTGCACCAGTACTGTCCTCCATCAGAGACACTGACCCAGCTGAGTGTGTAGGAGTATCCAGAGGTTGTGGTTACTGGTGTAgagtctggtctgtctctgtaccagtaaAACTTCCATCCAGAAGACTCTACAGTACAGCTCAGTGTCACACTGTCTCCTGTGAATACGTCCTctttgtctgatgtcagtgtagTCGACGGCTGATAATCTGTTGGTATTGCAATAGGTTTGAGTGGAAAGATCCACtttactgacacacacaaactacaacagcaacaacagcagcaacaaaGTAACTCACCATTCACAGTGAGGGTAATAACATTACTTGGTTGTGAAGATGTGGGTCtggatcttctctctctctgacaccagtAGAGACCCTGGTCAGACTCAGCAGCTATACTGATGGTGAGAGTATCTCCTGTTATAGTGTGTCTGACAGACTGGGATACTACATTATCATTCCTGTATTTGTCCAACTGATAGTTCCAGATACTGTCAGACCCTACTGAACACGTCAGAGTAACTGTCTCTCCAGGGTACACAGGGTTTGGCTCTACACTCAGTTCAGCTTTGGGCAGAGCTGTGAGAAAAGAGCATCAAATTAATCTGATTTGAACATTATTTGATATACATCATGTGTATCCATTTCCAACGATTTAGCTGTCGGAGAGTATTGATAGTACATTTTAGGTGTACATACAGTTGCagccaaatatattggcacccttgcacttttcttaaataattcCCTATTTCTTCTAAAATAAGTTGATATTTACTGTCAGTATAGCTGGGCAGGGCTGAAACATAGATTTGCAGATTAGTTACATGCTATACATGACCAAAACTGGATACGAGTAGCTATTTCAAACGACTCTTTAAAGAGAAGTTCTCAGAAAGTTTAGTTAGTGAACTTTGTTTTATTtttccaggtaagttgactgagaagacGTTCTCATTTGcggcaacgacctggggaatagttacaggggagaggagggtgatgaatgagccaattgtaaactggggattattaggtgaccgtgacggtttgagggccagattgggaatttagccaggacaccggggttaacacccctactcttacgataagtgccatgggatctttaatgacctcagagagtcaggacacccatttaatgtcccatccaaaagacagcaccctacacagggcagtgtccccaatcacttttagaccagaggaaagaatgCCTCCTACAGGCCCTccaacagcatctggtctcccatccagggagtGACCAGGagcaaccctgcttagcttcagaagcaaggtagcagtggtatacagggtggtatgctgctggccatgtgaaccatgtgtgtggttgtgtatggttAATGATGAAATGCAGCCAAATACATTCAGATGATTTACTCGCCTTGAGTGTGTCCACAGATGAATAACGCACTCAGCACTGACACACAgataagagtgtgtgtgagagagagggagacagacagacgtagagggagaatgagagatagagaggaatacaaagagaaatagagagtgagaaagagaaagagttaaAGAGAGTGAAAAAAAGAGAACTGACTAAATTACATTGACAGACTGAGAACAGGAATTGAGCTAGAAGTGTAATACTATACAATTGTATTGAATCTAAAAATATATTTGGTTAAAAAAActacacaatgtatatagatttctAATGTTTCTCAGGCTCATGCAACAACTGAATTAGAAGCTGCAGCGACCAACAACTCCATTCCTCTGTAAACACAGTGTAACCAAACAAAGTCATCATCTGATGCCATATGTATTGTGTATGGTTGACATActtcatattctataactgaaaCAATTTCTTGCCAAATAAATGAACTGTGTTCCATTCTGAGCCACTGGAAAGTGACTGAAGACACCAGCGTTTCCTCCGAACCGGAACCCTACAGTTCCTGTGGCTGTGACTCAAATTGAGCCTTATCAGAATTAGAAAGTTACAGATCTGGTTCAGGAGCTATTTAGAAGTTAACTGTGTGTGAAGGTTCTTGCATTAAAATGGCAGGTCTGTCAACTGTTCAAATGAATAACCCAGGAAATGAGTGATCAGAGTGATAGATTAAATGTAAACTAGAAATGAATATGACAagtgaactacagtatactgtatggtAAAATGACATTGTCCTTCTTCTCTCTGAAAAGCAAGGAAAGCCCCACACACCTTTTCATGTATAGGCCTACTCATCAGCTCAACATCTAGGTTTACAGGTTTTGACATCTACAACCATTTCTCTCTCTGAACACAGTAGAACAAGACAGCTTCACACACTCACCACCCTCCTTCACAAACCCTCTGGGAGTGCCAtcagatgaagatcaaaggtaagtgattcattttaacgcaatatctgacttttgtgacacttcTCCTTGGttagaaaatggctgtatggttttctgtggctgggcgctgacctaacataatcgcgtggtgtgctttcgccgtaaaggcTTTTTGAAATTGTAAACtgtctggattaacaagaagtttctttaaaatggtgtatataacttgtatgtttgaggaattttaattctgagatttctgttgtttgaatttggccctgcaatttcactggctgttggcgaggtgggacgctcacGTCCCGAatgatcccagagaggttaaggagccttttggtcctagagttggcactctggtaccgcttgccatgcgggagcagagaaaacagtctatgacttgggtgactggagtctctgacaattttacgggcattcctctgacaccacctattatataggtcctggatagcaggaccTTTCAATCTCCTCAGGGGGAaaaggctttgtcatgccctcttcacgactgtcttggtgtgtttggaccatgacacatcgttggtgatgtagacaccaaggaactcgaCCCGCTCTACTactgccccgtcgatgttaatgggggcctgtttggcctgCCATTTCCTGTGgtacacgatcagctcctttgtcttgctcacattgagggagaggttgttgtcctggcaccacactgccaggtctctgacctcctccctataggctgtctcatcgttgtctgtgatcagttgttgtgtcgtcagcaaacttaatgatggtcgaacagggtgaacagggagaacaggaggggactaagtacacacccgaGGGGcccgtgttgagaatcagcgaaGCAGacttgttgcctacccttaccgcctgggggtggcccgtcaggaagtccaggatccagttgcagagggaggtgtttagtcccagggtccttagcttagtgatgagcttcgtgggcaccatggtgttgaacactgagctgtagtcgataaacaacattctcacataggtgtttcttttgtccaggtggtaaagggcagtgtggattgcgactgagattgtgtcatctgtggatctgttggggcagtatgcgaattggagtgggtctaaggtatctgggaggatgctgttgatttttaatataatcaaaactgaacactaaacaaaataacaactagGAAGAaggaacaaacgaaacagtcttGTCTAGTGAATACcacaaaaacagaaaataaatacccacgaaacacaggtggaaaaagacACAGGGACTTAAACAGTTCAGCAAGACCCCATGAAATGGTAAACATGTAAACCTCATTCATGCACACAagtcacacaaaacaatcccgcacaaagagcaggcgggcctccTGGTAATTATAGCCCGACTAATCAGCCTAAGCacaaaacaggtgaaaccaatcaacagaaagggggaaaaggatcagtggcagctagtaggccggtgacaacgaccgccgagcgccacccgaacaggaagggaagccaccttcggtaggagtcgtgacagcagcccaaataaatgcttcacagttcaagtaacagacacatctcaatatcaactgttcagaggagactgcgtgaatgaaaaaaaaacatttatttcacctttatttatccaggtaggctagttgagaacaagttctcatttgcaactgcgacctggccaagataaagcatagcaatttgacacatacaacaacacagagttacacatggaataaacaaaacatacagtcaataatacagcagAAAAATATGTCTATACACAAtctgagcaaatgaggtgagataagggaggtaaatgcaaaaaaaaggccatggtggcgaagtaaatacaatatagcaagtaaaacactggaatggtagatttgcagaggaagaatgtgcaaagtagaattagaaataatggggtgcaaaggagcaaaataaataaatacagtaggggaagaggtagttgtttgggctaaattatagatagcctatgtacaggtgcagtaatctgtgagctgctctgacagctggtgcttaaagctagtgagggacatAAGCttttccagcttcagagatttttgcagttcgttccagtcattggcagcagagaactggaaggaaagacgaacaaaggaggaattggctttgggggtgaccagtgagatatacctgctggagcgcgtgctacaagtgggtgctgctatggtgaccagtgagctgagataaggcggggctttacctagcagagacttgtagataacctgtagccagtgggtttggcgacgagtatgaagcaagggccaaccAATGAgaacgtacaggtcgcaatggtgggtagtgtatggggctttagGGACAAaccggatggcactgtgatagactgcatccactttgttgagtagagtgttggaggctattttatagatgacatcaccaaagtcgaggattggttggatggtcagttttacgagggtatgtttggcagcatgagtgaaggatgctttgttgcgatataggaagccaattctagatttaattttggattggagatgcttaatgtgagtccggaaggagagtttacagtctaagcagacacccaggtatttgtagttgtccacgtattctaagtcagagctgtccagagtagtgatgctggatggcgAGCAGGTGctggcagtgatcggttgaatagcatgcatttagtttaacttgcatttaagagcagttggaggccacggaaggagagttgtatggcattgaagctcatctggaggttagttaacacagtgtccaaagaggggccagagtatacagaatggtgtcatctgcgtagaggtggatcagagaatcaccagcagcaagagcgacatcattgatgtatacagagaagagagtctgcccgaggattgaaccctgtggcacctccatagagactgccagaggtccggacaacaggccctccgatttgacacactgaactctattcgagaagtagttggtaaaccaggcgaggcaatcatttgagaaaccaaggctgtcgagtctgccaataagaatgtggtgattgatagtCGAAAGCcgtggccaggtcgatgaatacgtgAATCAAGCCATCATggatgaattgctgcaaagaaaccactactaaagaacaccaataagaagaagagacttgcttgaacAAGAAACATGAGGAATGGACATTAGacgggtggaaatctgtcctttggtctgatgagtccaaatctggtttgcgcttagttgggctatcatttgttttttaacaggacaatgatccaaaacacacctccaggctgtgtaaggactatttgaccaaggagagtgatggagtgctgcatcagatcaccaggcctccacaatcaccttacctcaacccagttgagatggtttgtgatgatttggactgcagagtgaaggaaaagcagccaacaagtgctcagcacatgtgggaactccttcaagaccgttagaaaagcattcctcatgaatctggttgagagaatgccaagagcatgcaaagctgtcatcaaggcaaagggtggctactttgaagaatctcaaataaaaattATAAATTGATGAatactttcttggttactacatgattccatatgtgttatttcatagttttaatatcttcactattattccacaatgtagaaaatagtaacccTCTGGGTTCTCTATTGTgttttaggtcagggcgtgactaggggggttATCTagtattttgtatttctatgtttgttGGTGAgaatggttcccaattagaggcagctgtttattgttgtctctaattggggatcatacttaagttgtCATTTGTtcccacctgctttgtgggatattgtttcaGTTAGCGTCTGTGTGCGCACTGTACTTCACGTTCGTTGTATGTTTGTTGGTTTTTGTAGTTTCACTTTGAAATAAAAGATATGGAGCTTTACACACACTGTGCCTTGGTTCGCTCCTTAAAATATCCCACCAAcgcaggaccaagcagcgtgttatGGAGATAAAGGACttttggacatgggaggaaatcctaggAGGATGCGAGACCCTTCCTTGGAGTGAATCGCCAAGGAAGATGGAAGGGCAGCGACGACGCCGGGGTCCTTCCATGGGGATACCAGAGAGGGATACCGGAGAGAGGTGTTGGTAAGGAGCATGCTGCAGAGCAGGCGTGCTGAAGAGCGTGTCttcagtccggtgccacctgtgtcGGCTCCACTCACCAGGCCTCCAGTACGCCTTCCCAGTCCAGTACATTCTGTGCCGgctccccgcactcaccctgaAGAGCGTGACTTCAGTCCGGTGctacctgtgccggctccacgcaccaggccacgCTCCACGCTCCACGCACTGTCGGTCGAGCcgaggagagagccagagactGTTGGGGAGGCGATGGAGctgttggaggagagagaaaggagagaaatgtTAGTTTGGTATGTTCTGCACCACATTTGGCCTGAAGAACGTGGCATCAGTCCGGTGCcatctgtgccggctccacgcaccaggcctccagtgcgcctccccagccctgtacgtcctgtgccggctccccgcactcgccctgaggtgcgtgtcatcagtccggtgccacctgtgccggctccacgcaccaggcctccagtgcgcgtCCCCattccggtacgtcctgtgccggctccccgcactcgccctgaggtgcgtgtcatcagtccggtgccgcctgtgccggctccacgcaccaggcctccattGCGCCTCCCCagccggtacgtcctgtgccagctccattATTTTTTTCATGACTACCTCATATCTGCACCCcacacatctgtaaggtccctcagtcgttGTCACGGGAACTTCATAATTCCTATATGTGTTAatttaaccaattcaattaaaatcaCTCTGTTGTTTCTAAAAATGTGTAAGatccttatttgcataaaatagacagagaccagtcttatcaaaatgagataatagtatttattctcggagcgcgctgccatAGAACCACAAACAACAGTTTATATATAAAATATGACGTCATTGGTTATAGAATGAATCTCCTCCTCTCGACCAAGACAAAGCAGGTTCAAAAGTTTATTCCAACCCACTAGCGCACACTCCTAACATGCACGCTACATCAAGATTAACTTCTGAAGTCTCACCATTATCTATCATTACTTAACAGACAGTTCCAGATACGGAAAACCTGGAGAGGCTCTCGCTGTCTTATTTAATcgccacagagttatagctgagtgggttcaaacataggttaatgaGCCTCTTTGCTTACttcaaacacacaacacattccTCTCCAACTAAGTTGGAATGGTGTTTatgtttaattactccttgttcaTGCTACATAATCTCTTATGAACTAACATTATTAATCAGATATTGTAAAACAGGGTAGAGTttaattagttatagttctatttaaatgtagatattgtttagtcattattcatcaaATTCCTATCAGTCGTGCAGTGAATTTGAAACACAGAATcataaagatatatattttttacctgtaAGCTTATGTGAGAAACTGATCCATCAAGTCAATTAAGGCATTCTAATGATGTCATCCATAATTTTCAAACATTCAGTAACTTTTGATATTTTGCTGACAGTATAAAAGCAATATGAACTAGATGAGACAATGGCCTGTgcttaaatgtttattttattccaGGTCATCAGTTTGCATTGTGTTACTGTCATTCCTCCTGTAACATCAAAGACTAGCTAGCATGATACTTGAAACATATGCTGTCATTTAGTCACTATATAGGGTTAAgaaaatgacaaactgaaaaacaATGGGGTGGGAGAGGGGGTTCTGTGGGCTTATTTTAAGATATTCTTCGAAGAGGTAAGGTTTCAGGTAGGACTCCACTGTCCTAGTTTCACCATTGGGGTGCctggacagagaagagcttggaatGGGCTGAGCAATgctgtgtcctgtctctgtcgCTTTTGGGAATCTGTCAGTTGCAATTTgcacaaaaaaattataataattggcCGGTATGGTGGCCTCAAGGAAAAAAATGTCCTGTGTGGAGGCCTCAAGGTTAAAAATGGGCCAGAAATGCCAAGGcaatttctggtcccagtctgccCCTGGAGGTCAATTTCAGTCTGGTGTCCTATTATAAACACTGACATGAAAGAAAAAGTGAAAGCTGAAAGCAGCTGTAAGCAATAGCCAGCGAGCAGACTTGGCTCACTTGCTAAGTCAGATTCATAACTCACTTCACAGCATAGTGATAGCAGCAGTTGAAAGACAAGATGGGGAACAGCAAAACAACCCAATACCAGAAGAAAGAGAAGCAGGAGAAAGAGAAATGTTATGACCCCGGAGACAAGACGCTCAAGTTTGTGAACAGAGATGACGACATTAGTAAGATTTTCATTAGTTTAAGACGTTAGACAATTGAAGAGTAAATTAAGCTAATACTTTGTTCTGCATGCTATGTTACCCTAATGACAACTGTGGCAAGAACTAAAGCGTTTACATAAAAAATGTAATCGAAGCTTATAGGTTTACATATCAGATACATGTTGCATATGGGTCGTTCTTCAATTGCGGTGGCATTTGCGTCACTCGCCTTTGCAACCATGAAAAACCCTTTAAAATTACAAATAACTACAAATGTTTTTGTTCATATTGAACGGCTTATCAATGAAAAAATATTATAGACAATTTATACTGCAGCATTTAATGTTCTGATGGGTAAGCAAATTAGCCTGTCCCAGCAGTGACTCAGTAGAGTTTTATGGTATTTATCTATTATTTTTAATGCTAGAAAGTAAACAAGTATTTCATACCTTGTATATAAACATTCAATCAATTAGGGGTATTACAATATTATACTGATTCTACAAATATAATATGTCTTTAAGTTTGTCATAGGTGTTACCGCTTTGAAAATCCCTCATTACAAAGATTGAGCATTCCCCCCAGCGGAAAACTGTTATTGGTGGAGGGGTCTATATTTAAAACAATTATTAGTTATTCGTACCCATTTCGTATGTCATACATTTTAGGATTCGATTGGACATTTGGTGTGTCTAAATTCAAAATGACAATTGACGATTTAAATGAAAGGAAATTACATTGTAAGCAAAATAATTAATCATATAACTTTAGTAAATCATTTTTCCTGGGTTATAACCTTAGATATGAGCATCTGTGACCTCCATTACAGAAAATGCTCATTT
The genomic region above belongs to Oncorhynchus kisutch isolate 150728-3 linkage group LG16, Okis_V2, whole genome shotgun sequence and contains:
- the LOC116354068 gene encoding uncharacterized protein LOC116354068, with translation MEACSIASPTVSGSLLGSTDSAWSVERGLVRGAGTALPKAELSVEPNPVYPGETVTLTCSVGSDSIWNYQLDKYRNDNVVSQSVRHTITGDTLTISIAAESDQGLYWLKWIFPLKPIAIPTDYQPSTTLTSDKEDVFTGDSVTLSCTVESSGWKFYWYRDRPDSTPVTTTSGYSYTLSWVSVSDGGQYWCRAGRGDPVYYTMYSDPVQINITGESKTVL